A stretch of DNA from Lotus japonicus ecotype B-129 chromosome 4, LjGifu_v1.2:
tatattatcttttttttttttgttaaaatttaACTATATTATGTAAGTGGACACTTTAAACTCAAATAGTAAAAATGGGCGAGCCTAACGCAACCTGCATTTTGGCAGGCTGGATCCGGCCCACCCCGCCAACCCATATTGCCACCCCCTACCTGCACACATCACAATATAAAGACACACTCTCTCCCAAACGACGCATACGCTTCGTATCGTAACAGTACTTCCTCTTTTCTTTCGCATTTCGAGTCTGCAacccccaaacccaaaccctagAAAGGTCAGTGAatttctctctcgctctctctccatcttcatcttccacaACCCTCAGTTCCATACACTCCCTCTTAGATTTCTTTCATCTCTTTCGGTAATTGGTTTTTCATCGTGTACGTACATGTCTGCaatcaaaatatataattgcaatttttattattattttttacagCGTTGATCAGATGGCGTCTAAGCGGATCAACAAGGAATTGAAGGACCTGCAGAAAGACCCTCCTGCATCTTGCAGTGCTGGTATTTTTTTTAGCATGATTTATACCTTCATATAATTTCTCACATGCGttgaataatttaaaatataattttttgtattttttaatttttctgatTAGGGCTCCCTGGAATAAGGCATGAATTGTTGAAGATTTAAGTAATGTCTATGTAACGCATAATAATGGTTTGGTTTTCTATTGCATTAGATTTTACTATTTTAGAAATTAGAATGGGCTTGGTAGTATCTTctaatttttgtaatttttaaaagGTTTGACAGAGTTTTATATGATACGATATGGGTGTGCTGGTTGATCATATATTTTAAGGGGTGCAACATTTTTAAGGGATTAAACATGTCTCACCCAATAAGGGCGACTCGACCTCTAGTCAGGGACCTAGCGACCTCGACTCTGAAGTCTTAGGCTCAAGACTAGCGAATTAGGCCTGTAGCGAAGAAAGGCTAATGGTGCCTTAATGAAGCCCAAATGTAATAGATTTAGGTTTAGGATTCAaccccactataaaaggctaGCCCCCATTCATAAGAAATCAGATTCTCTCTTGAGCTCAACAATGGCTGCACAAAATCCTAGAACTAGGACCTCCATGTTCATGTAAGAACAGGGATATACATAGAATATGTAACTATTgtaattcatatatatatgtgtatcaTTGGTACAAAAGTAAGCACAAATGAATTAGAATAATTTTATGCTCTTGAGGTCTTGGTCTGTCTCACTTGATATCCTGATTATTCTAGTACAAGGGGCTTTGTGAAGGAGAATGGTACtattaagaaaaaataagagtCATAGGTGCCCAAATTCCCTTAAGCAAAGGATCCCCGGACAGCTCTTGTGTGCGAAAATTTCAATGAGCAAGGGTTCTGAAGAAACtacttaatttatattaaaagGAGTAGTTATTTTGTAGGCGGCCATGGCCCCCTTAGCTTCAATGAAGACTCTGCTACTGCTGGCTCTTCTGCTAGTGGTAATTAGAACATATTGAAATTTAGATGGGgatgattttttttggttaaatgAATGAAGTAATGGTAGTAAGAATAGGATCTCCAATATTTCTCATTTGCTTAATATCTGTCGTAGCTTTTAAACTGTTCAGTCAGTGTatgaattgaattttttttgctcAGGTCCGGTCGCGGATGACATGTTCCATTGGCAAGCTACGATTATGGGCCCAGCGGATAGCCCATTTACTGGTGGCGTGTTTCTTGTGACAATTCATTTCCCTCCAGATTATCCTTTCAAACCACCCAAGGTAAATTATAAGCGTCGCTAATGCAAATTTATGAATGTGTCTTCGTACATATCTAATTACACACTTAATGTGACAGCTTTCTTTACTTTTTTTGTGTGTTTATGATATTTGTTGCATAAACATCATCATTCAACACAGATTCCTTTTATTAGATTTTGCATTTAGGTGTTGTAATTTGTAAATTTTACCTTATGCTGCATTAAACAAAGGGAATCTAGTCATGGATGGGAAGTCTATGAAATACAAACTTATCTTTGCTCAATTGTAGTGGATCGAATTGAATGGTTTATTGTGAACTTGTGATATCTGAGCATTGGCTGGTTCTTTTGTTCTATTTTTTCCGCTTCTGGTAATTTGGGAGTCATCTTATGATTTCTACACATAAAAATCCCATTTCCTATCTGCTTGAATCTCAGTAGCTAGTTAGTTATCTTTTCAAGCGTAAGAAACTAACATATAAGAGAACATTCAATTGCgctgccatttttttttctcgatGTTGATGACTCGTTAGCATTCGATTTCATCATTATCGCCCTTAATAATTCCACCTTGTTGGAGTTGGTTTGTATGACATTATCCTCATATTCAGGTTTCATTCCGCACAAAGGTTTACCACCCTAATATCAACAGCAATGGCAGCATTTGCCTTGACATCCTCAAAGAGCAATGGAGCCCTGCCCTCACGATATCCAAGGTACTCgaatattttttattgttgtttTGAATTCTACTGTAATCGATACTGAAATGTAAAATTTTTGCAGGTTCTTCTGTCTATTTGCTCTCTGCTGACTGACCCTAACCCAGATGATCCTCTGGTGCCTGAGATTGCGCATATGTACAAGACTGACAGAGCCAAGTATGAGGCTACTGCTCGGTCATGGACCCAGAAATATGCCATGGGCTAGGGTAACTAGTTGATGTGCAAAAGATATTTTGCACATTCTCTATCGTAGTAAATAAATAGTGTTGAATTGATCTAAACAGATGAAACTCTACTATATTGTAAAAGCATTTTGGTGCTACATTAAGTTTATGGACGGAATTTGGTCTATGTCTTCTACATTTATTTTGCAGGGTTTCCATCAATATTCTCTTTAAAGAATATCTATGTGAATCTGATCTCTAGCATGTTTTGAAATTCTTCTATttgatttaaaattaattgcaaGATGTTTTTATAGTAGCTTCTTAGTGTCATAAACTCAACtgatttgaaaaaaaagttataGCTTCTTAATTGTTGAGGAAAGTCTGGGAAGCTAACCAATCTTTCTTCCCTGAGGGGGAGGAGGAAGGGGGTATTATTTCTTTCTGGTTTGTTGATTTTAGCTTTGCACATGAAGTTTATATCTTCTTAGCAGTACTAATTGAGCTATGTGCAATTTTGGCTTTTTTGGTCTGATATCTTGTTCTTTTGCAATCAAAGCTGTCCTGTAATGGCCTTGTGGTTCAAATTTGGTTGAACAGAACTGGTACAACTGTACAAGTTACAtatcctaaagtctagaatacCAGTTCGTCCACTAATGTTATCCAATTTCATCTTCACCTGGAGTGAGAGAAAGAAATAAGAGATAAGCGAGAGATATAATTGGGGTTTTGCTTAGTGTGGGTCAGGTTAACTCTCACCCTTggatataatatttaaatattgagCGATCAagattcaattttaaaaaaaattac
This window harbors:
- the LOC130714385 gene encoding ubiquitin-conjugating enzyme E2 28-like gives rise to the protein MASKRINKELKDLQKDPPASCSAGPVADDMFHWQATIMGPADSPFTGGVFLVTIHFPPDYPFKPPKVSFRTKVYHPNINSNGSICLDILKEQWSPALTISKVLLSICSLLTDPNPDDPLVPEIAHMYKTDRAKYEATARSWTQKYAMG